A region from the Schistocerca serialis cubense isolate TAMUIC-IGC-003099 chromosome 1, iqSchSeri2.2, whole genome shotgun sequence genome encodes:
- the LOC126418109 gene encoding tubulin alpha-1 chain-like — MPRRIKARECISIHVGQAGTQIGNACWELYCLEHGIQPDGQMPSDKTIGGGDDSFNTFFSETGAGKHVPRAVFVDLEPTVVDEVRTGTYRQLFHPEQLITGKEDAANNYARGHYTIGKEIVDLVLDRIRKLADQCTGLQGFLIFHCFGGGTGSGFTSLLMERLSVDYGKKSKLEFAIYPAPQVSTAVVEPYNSILTTHTTLEHSDCAFMSDNEAIYDICRRNLDIERPTYTNLNRLIGQIVSSITASLRFDGALNVDLTEFQTNLVPYPRIHFPLVTYAPVISAEKAYHEQLSVAEITNACFEPANQMVKCDPRHGKYMACCMLYRGDVVPKDVNAAIATIKTKRTIQFVDWCPTGFKVGINYQPPTVVPGGDLAKVQRAVCMLSNTTAIAEAWARLDHKFDLMYAKRAFVHWYVGEGMEEGEFSEAREDLAALEKDYEEVGMDSIEGEGEGGEEY; from the exons cGTGAATGTATCTCAATCCACGTTGGCCAAGCGGGAACCCAGATTGGTAACGCATGTTGGGAACTGTACTGTCTTGAGCATGGTATCCAGCCCGATGGACAGATGCCATCAGATAAAACTATAGGAGGCGGCGATGACAGCTTTAACACATTTTTCAGCGAAACCGGCGCTGGGAAGCACGTACCCCGTGCTGTATTTGTTGACTTAGAACCGACTGTTGTTG ATGAGGTGCGTACAGGCACCTACAGGCAGCTCTTCCATCCAGAGCAGTTGATTACAGGTAAGGAAGATGCTGCAAACAACTATGCCCGTGGGCATTACACAATTGGAAAGGAAATAGTGGACCTTGTACTGGACCGCATTCGCAAGCTTGCTGACCAATGTACTGGGCTTCAAGGATTCTTGATCTTTCACTGCTTTGGAGGTGGCACTGGTTCAGGCTTTACTTCACTCTTGATGGAACGTCTGTCTGTGGATTATGGCAAAAAGAGCAAACTGGAATTTGCAATTTACCCAGCTCCTCAG GTATCAACAGCAGTTGTAGAGCCGTACAATTCCATCCTAACCACTCACACCACCTTGGAACATTCAGACTGTGCTTTCATGAGCGATAATGAAGCTATCTACGACATTTGCCGCCGTAACTTAGACATTGAACGCCCAACGTACACCAATCTGAACAGGCTAATTGGCCAGATTGTATCCTCAATCACGGCATCTCTTCGCTTTGATGGAGCTCTTAATGTGGATCTGACAGAATTCCAGACCAACTTGGTGCCCTACCCTCGTATCCATTTCCCACTTGTTACTTATGCCCCTGTCATATCAGCAGAGAAGGCTTACCATGAACAACTGTCTGTGGCAGAAATAACAAACGCCTGTTTTGAACCTGCCAACCAGATGGTGAAATGTGATCCTAGGCATGGAAAGTACATGGCATGCTGTATGCTATACAGAGGAGATGTAGTGCCGAAGGATGTAAACGCTGCCATTGCAACTATCAAGACAAAGCGAACCATTCAGTTTGTGGATTGGTGTCCAACTGGTTTCAAG GTGGGGATAAACTACCAGCCTCCTACTGTGGTACCTGGTGGTGATCTTGCAAAGGTACAGCGTGCTGTTTGTATGTTGTCAAATACGACTGCAATTGCAGAGGCCTGGGCTCGCCTTGACCACAAGTTTGATTTGATGTATGCCAAGAGAGCTTTCGTGCACTGGTACGTCGGTGAGGGTATGGAGGAAGGAGAGTTCTCAGAAGCTCGTGAAGATCTGGCTGCCCTTGAAAAGGACTACGAAGAAGTCGGTATGGACTCTATTGAAGGAGAAGGCGAAGGAGGAGAAGAGTACTAA